The genomic DNA CTTCTGGGCCAAATGAATTCGTTGGTGGGCTAAGCTGCTTGTGGGGCTCTCTGAAGAAAAGATGAGAGACCGGAGAAGGCGTAGGCCGTATATAACATTTACACAAATTCTTtgctttaaaaaaataaaatacgaCTCCCGATATTAAGTATTTTTTTCAAGTTGGCTAGAATTAAACACTGTATCCATGTCGGCCGGTTGGTACCGGGACTGGATTTGGTGCCGCAGGGACCGGCCGGGCCGGAAGGACACGGAGCAGTTGAGATTGACGAGCGCGTCTACCCTTCTTGTACTAGGGCAAGTAAAACGGTTTAGACAGCTATAGCTGTTCTCCGCAAGAATGGACAACCTCAcatagagatagcaacacaGACAAGCGGTATAATGGCTATGTTAAGCTGTCTGCAAATTAATTACTTCATGTATGGAATCATAAATTATGATGATCAAAAGTAATTTAATTTTTTAAGGTCAATTTGTGGCTTGCTTGAGGCAATGTATTTGTTTATACAATATAATACCACTGGAAGGGCTGCCTGTAACTATTATTTTGTTTCACATTGTTTTTGCCCAGCCTTACTGTGAAAGAAGTATTTGTAAAGGGTCGTATTGTAATAGTGCAAGGGAAAAATCAATCTATACTTATTTTTAAAGTGAGGAACGCTTCTGCCGCTTCTACCCACTTTTTTAGTTTAGTCCAACCTAATCTTATTGACAAGTGGGCCCATGATGCTAACTATAGGTAACTCGGTCTTGTCCGGCTGCGTCCAGCTACCGCTTGGCTACGTTGCAACGGCCGGCCACAGGAAGAAATAGAGTTCGGACATGAACTTGAACTTCACCATCTGCTCCCCCCTTTTCATGatccctccttcttccttctccctcctttTCTCTCTGTCCATGCTAGCCGGCCATGGTCGAACCCGATCTCCTGCTCGCCCCACCCTCCTGCGCCGCGCCGCATCCTTCCGGTGCTCGCCCCTCGCAcgcctggccgccgcctctccccacGCTGAGCCCGAGCCGAGCCACGCACCCCCTGCACGTGCCATGCGCCCCCGCACCCGTCACCTCTCGGCCCTGAGCCGCGCCTTACCAGCGACGCCTCGCTTGTGCCACCTCGCTCCTGCGCCGTCGGCATAGCCGCCCGCGCCCTAGGTGCTCCCGGCCGGCCCGATGATGGCGAGCCTGGCCATCGGGTCAACCGGATCAAGGGGGTTGAAGATGAGACGCTCGTTTTGCAGTTCAGCCTCTGAAGAAGTCCGATTTCTCATGATCCAGTCGGTGGGAGCTCAAGAGAGATGTAAAGAgagaaatataattttttaatcCACCAACATAAGTTATtatcatgaataatttttagCCCACCAACTTGGGATGTCTAACTTTTTTTACCCGTAGCAATGtacgggcatatttgctagtaatAGCAAATTGATGCTCTCCACGTTAAGCCCCGTCATCAGATTTTTTGCATGAACTAGCAGTAGCAGATCACGTGTGAAGATTTCAGGGATCATTTCACTTTAGCAATGCTCTAATATGGACCTCTGTGACATACATTATATGTCATGTTCAGTATGCCTATGTTCTATGTTTCAATGTATATGCATGTTCACCCAAGCGAGTTTCTAGAGTGAGCAGGAAATACAAGATTGCCCAAGTCAATAAGTTATTTGTGAATATTTCTATCTTATTGTTTGAAATCAACCTGTTTAATAGGTGCTTCAGGTTTCACCGTAATGCTGAGATTTAGAATTGCAGTTGATCTTGGTGCATGTTCAAGTTTGACTCAAGGTGTCCTATAGACCCGTTGTTCGTTTGTATATACATGAATCTCATTCAAACAATCCCTCCTCAGAACCAAGAGTACCTCATCTCGGGTCAGTCTGAATGTAAGGTTCATTTGAGGCGTCTGTGCAACAAGTGTCAGTATCGATCGGATCATAAATTCTGCAGCACCGCGTGCATTTGCAATAGAAATTTACTGAACGCGTGAGCTTTGCTACCACTACTGTCTTTACCCCCAGAAAGTTTTGTTGTTAGTTTCTAATCAATAATGCTATGAATTAACGCTCAAACTCCCGGGAATTCCACTAGTTTGTATGATTAGTGTTCCAAACGATTCATCAGGTGGTTTCAACATTGACCATGCGCTGATATTTACTGAACGGAAAAAATTCATTTTACTcacctcacctatttactttgtctaCTTAACCCTCAAAGTAAAATTTAGACTCATTTTACTCCCCCGACCTATTTCATTTGctccaatctacccctaattagattcctcttttttgtttcttcgcgTACaaattgagttttaatttcagattttgccaGTTGACTTATAAAATGATGCTTtactttaaaaaataaattagaaatttttcataattacttttcatacaattttgtatatctaagatcagtttcatattaaatattcctaacctatgaaaataatcgtgcaaaattcttagtataactttttaacataaggcatcatgttttgtatctgctcgtaaaatttgaactcaaaattcaactcatacacgaagaagaaaaaagagaaatctaattagagaGTAGATTGAACCAAATTAGggatagattggaccaaataaaatagttcagTAAGTAAAATTGAGCTAAAATTTTATTCAAGCGGGCAAAGtagaggggagtaaaatggaatTTTTCCTTTATCAACTAAGTTAAAGTTAGGATATTAAGTGCTATATCCAGAGGTTTGTAGCGTTTAACATTAGTGTCGTCGTCCATGCTATCTAGTCCATTGCCAACTTATCGATTTATTACTTCAGATTGGCTTATTCATTTGATCTTTTCATTTAACTGAGTTCGATTTCTTCGCTAAATAGTTAGACGTAATGTTTGCTTTCTTTTcgcaaaaacaaaagaaaagaggccaaCGCGCCGGCGGCTCCATCAACGCAGATTGGTCCATTAAAAAGCGCCTACACACGCTAATAGCCACTCAGACTGCGAGCACTCACGGTGCGTAAACATACTCCCCTGAAAGGCTGTAAGCCTGTAACAAGTAAACATGGTACAAAATCTCAAGTTGCAGAAGGACTTACAGAAACTAAACTGAAGCATTAAGGGATGATGATGAAACTGCAATGCAAACTACATTGACAAATAGTAATGAATCTGCTCATTTCAGAACTAATACCGAGACACATTGCGGAAGTGCATCTCACTGGAAGCTTAACCATCTGGCGCTCATAGAAACATGCAGAAGTAGAAGACAGGCAAGCTCATGTCAGATGCATCGCAAAATTGTGATTTTAAGCAGTAGCACGAGTTAAATCTAACAACAGCTTCCACTCATAGCCCAGTCTTCTAGTCCTCATGCAGGGCCTTCATCAGGTATAGCCTGTTGAAATTCTGACCAGCAACCCTGCCATTGTGACAGCAAGTTACAACCAATGAGTGCACAATGAAGCACAAGAAAATTTTACCATCTGTTTTAGGGATAGACAAAAGACAACATCTCAATGGACAATTATCTGTGCAAACCCCCTTCTCAGTGGAAAATATATCATTTGTTAGTTTAATATACTATTAACATAAGCGAGGAGAAAAAAATACAACACTACAAGCTAGTGGAGTGGCAAGTGGTCGATCCGTTGACTcattataattttttaatttatagcCATGCATACAAAATAAACTATAGAATAAAACTCCAGTTCAGTGGTGCGGATTTTGGATTTTCAGTCAACCGCCACACCCATCACTCCGTATTAAACCAAGCATAGTACATTTAGCTCTTCAAATACTGAAGGACTAGGCACACTATTTTGTGCATGCAGGTATTAACCAGATTTAGAATGCGGATTGCAAGTTGTGAGGTAAGTTGGACAACAAAAGCAGGTGGCATTTTTAAACTTTGTATAAGATAACACTTCCCTCCATTTCACAATATTTGTTGTTCTAGCTTTGTCCTAAGTCCAACATTTCTATCTTTGACCATTAGTTCCTAAAAATTCGCATAGTTTAACAACATGAAACAATTGTATTATAAAAGTATCTCATGTTGAATCTAAAAGCATAAATCTTATGATGGTAAACTATATAATTTTTAGAATATTAATTGTCAGACAGAAATGTTTGGCTAAGGACAAAGCTAGAATGACAACTATTATGAAACAGAGGTAGTAGTATTTAACTATATAGGTACATCAAACTGCAAGAGCAAGGGATTTATTTTACTGAAACAGGACGAGATGCGAAGAGCAAGTTTTGTTAGAACTTTAACTGATTGGAATATTATCCAATCATGACACTGCGAACATGACtgtaaatgaaagaaaaaaaggggtTGTGAAAAGCATAATAACTAGAAGATTCCTACATCTAATAATAATTTCACTAAAAGTTGAAACATGCAAGGGATTTGGAGCTCAATAAAGACAGGCATAAATGTAATTGAATCTGTACCCGTTGATATGGTTGCAGTAGCTAGAGATCTGATTGGTAACAAGATAGCCCTCCAATCGTGATGGCTCAGGAACGGGCTTGAAGATAGGATTGGATGGATCTTCTTCAGGCAATGGCTCCTCACCAGCAGCTTTTCTCGCCATGTTCTCTTGCCTGTACAAGCACAAAATACCAAGGAGTCAATGCGAATGAACAATAGACATGCAGACAATCTACTATTAAAAACTTCCTTAAAAGTTCAAACTACCAAGGTAGAACCACAAAGGATATGAAATAAATGCATGAGGCTAAAGTATATATTTTGACTACAGAGTAGGCCTTTTCCTACCTTCTCTTTTGAAGCCATGCCGCCTGCTGTGACTGCTGTCTTGAGACGTTGCGGTAATAATATTGGAACTGAATTTTGAGAAAGACACTCAGTAAAACAAATAGATTATGAAGCCTTGGATAAATTATGGATAAGTTATTTTGTCAAAAACAAAATAATACCTTGTTCTGCTCTGATGAAAGGTCATCCATGCACCCAATTAGAAATTCCAAGTTCCTTTCCATAAAGGGAGCAGTTGACAATTTTAGTCTGTCGAAGTCACACTGAAATTAACAAAAACAGTAATATGACTCAAATAGCTTTTAAGAGAATAAGAGGGAAAATGACACACAAGAGTTTTTGTAAGAAAATTATGAACCTGAGTAACAGGTGACTCAGGTTCCAGCTCCTTCATGAAGGCACTGACAAGTGCTGAGTTGGAAACTTTAATCTGTGACAGATAAAGACAGAGCACATAAGGAGACTAAATTTGTCCATATAGCAAAAAATGGAAAATATTAGAGTGCGTACCGGTATCTCCTCAAAAATATCAACCCATGACAATTTCTTCTCTCTTAACCTGCAACAATAAAAGGTCATTTGTATAACGCCATTTGTATATACACTAGTACAATTATGAGCTACAGATAAAACAGATCATACTTCTCTCCAGTTAAACCATTGTTACGGTAAAGATCCATAAATGAGTCTGTAAGTTTCAGGGCTTTGAGAGCTAGCACTCCTTGACTAGACCTAGATGGGTCATAGACAATGCACACACATCTCCTGATACTCTCCTGCAATAAGCAAAAGCAATGTTCAGAATGTAAATATACAACCAAGATTATGTTAGGAAGACAAAACATCTGATAATCAGAGTGTAGAAACATTCTAAGTGGAAAATGAACATAAAAAGCTCAATCGGTGCTAAATTGAACTAGGCAAGATGTATAACATTATTGTGCTATCATGAGAGAAGTGCCAGACACTTCCATAAACAATAAAACTAAGATTGGTCAATCGCTTGTAATCTAAACAGTGGTTAGATATGGCAACATGTAGGAACATACATCTTTATTCAGATTAGAAGCCATCAAGTTACAATCAACCATCAAGAATGAAACCAAGGGATGAAATAGAATTTTTCAAGCTGGGAAATATCAGCAAAAAGGCTGCTGCCATGTACCTGGTAGTTCATAAATGTTTCAATCAGTTCCACGGTTTGAAAAGATCCAAGCAAGCAAGACTGATACCTGTAAGCATGGATCAAAAGAAATGCAAATGATTGGCACTAGAAGCCACCACAATAGTAATCTGAAACAAAATGCAAAGCTCCTAAAATGCTGGACGAGCAGTAACAACGTCACACTTGTATAGCAAGTTTGATAGCATACAGTTGTCAGAATCTGTATTTGTTTGCACGTGGCAAGTACTATGTACCACATGTGCACTGTATAGAAACCTATCAAGTATCAATGCCGATTGCCAGATCCTCAATAAAGTATAAACAGCGGCAGCAGCCTGGATACAACCCTCAAATCACAAACAAATTTGCAATTTTCCACATACTACAGCTTCCAACGTATAAGTATAACAATATAGTGTCAATTCCAGTACAAGGTTCCAACAATTTCCGTTAAGAGAACTTGATTTAGGTAAGAAACATCCATGAAATAAACAGAatttcagtaaaaaaaatcaatattgtTGTTTTCAGCAGGATATAGTCCTAAAGGCAATATCCTTCGCAGAAAAATGTATCTCGAATTTGTTTAAAGCCATTACCTCCTACATGCCCATATTGCTCCACTAGCATACCCAACAAATAGTGAAATAGAAGAAATTACAAAAGACTCTTATGGCCAAGAAAGCTAAGATTTTCATCAATTATAGACCAGCAAAAAGTGACAAACATATCAGAGTCATATATACTCATAAGCTGCTTAGTTGTGCAAGTACACAATCATATGCCAAGTATGCATGTCAATGTGCATGTCAGATAACTCAATACACAAGTACACAACTGACTAATTCTCAATTAACTGAGTATCTATATGGTATTATTTGAAAATGAAATAGCTTAGCTTACCATCCAATAGTATTATTGTCAACATTAACTTCCCTCAAGCACCTCATCATCTCAAGCTGGTAATTTGCACCATCAGCATCtgcttcatcatcatcctctctGATCTGCAGTGAAAATAGTAAGGAAATCATTAGCCTATGAAAATAAACCATAACTGACCAGGAAGAACGTCCCAGAAGAATACACATGTGCTAAGAATGGTAAAGACTCACAGGGAAGGGGAAACAGTTGGTCACTTCCAGAACACTGCCAACATCCAAACCAAGCAGTTGACCTGTGACCAGAGCAGGTGCAAACTCTTCACAGTGCTTAATGATCTTCAGTACGGCCTGTGCAAAAGAGCCAAAGAGCAAAATAGCTAAAGAGCATGACTGAGTACAAATTACCCTATATTTGTGAAATTAGGATCAGAAAGAAACATTCTTTTAAATAAGGTAGGACTTTCTAATACACTGAGGCAGCAAAATTTCTCTAGGGGCACTAACTCATTTAACTTGCACAAACATATCTTCACCGTATCAATATTTTTGGTTCATCAGTCCAAATAACCTTGCAAATATCCTTGCCAACAATAATGCTTGGCACCAGATAATACAGTTCATCAGATCAGTGGTGACCTATCGCAATAAACATATCAAATAT from Setaria italica strain Yugu1 chromosome VII, Setaria_italica_v2.0, whole genome shotgun sequence includes the following:
- the LOC101783030 gene encoding eukaryotic translation initiation factor 3 subunit H, encoding MANPAAPGGMKSFLQAVSKVTEEAPTPLRVVQMEGLAVLKIIKHCEEFAPALVTGQLLGLDVGSVLEVTNCFPFPIREDDDEADADGANYQLEMMRCLREVNVDNNTIGWYQSCLLGSFQTVELIETFMNYQESIRRCVCIVYDPSRSSQGVLALKALKLTDSFMDLYRNNGLTGEKLREKKLSWVDIFEEIPIKVSNSALVSAFMKELEPESPVTQCDFDRLKLSTAPFMERNLEFLIGCMDDLSSEQNKFQYYYRNVSRQQSQQAAWLQKRRQENMARKAAGEEPLPEEDPSNPIFKPVPEPSRLEGYLVTNQISSYCNHINGVAGQNFNRLYLMKALHED